The Deltaproteobacteria bacterium sequence GTCCTCGATCAGGTACCCGCCGCCGTGCAAAATCTTCTCTCCGGTCGTCATCGGCTCACCTCGGTCCTCGTGCTTCCCCGGGTTCCCGGGGCCCTCCTTTTTTAATACTTCCACTTAACGTTAATGTCAAGTACGAAAGCGAAAAAACGCCCGGAGGGCGAACCCTCCGGACGGATGGAACGAATGCGGCGTCAGCTCTTGCGAAGCGCCTGGTCGAGGTCCGCGATGATGTCGTCGACGTTTTCGATCCCGACCGAGAGGCGGACGAAGTCGTCCGTGACGCCGGTGGCGAGTTGCTCCGCGGGGGTGAGTTGCTGGTGCGTCGTGGAGGCCGGGTGGATCACGAGGCTCTTCGCGTCTCCGATGTTCGCCAGGTGAGAGAAGAGCTTGAGGCTCTCGATGAACTTCTTTCCCGCCGCGACGCCGCCCTTGATGCCGAACCCGAGGATCGCGCCGTACAGCCCGCGGTGGTGGTACTTCTTCGCGAGGGCGTGCGAGGGGTGGCTTGGCAGCCCCGGATAGTTGACCCAGGAGACGTTGGGATGCTTCTCGAGGAACTTCCCCACGGCCAGGGCGTTCGCGCTGTGCCGCTCCATCCGCAGGTGGAGCGTCTCCAGCCCCAGCAGAAACTGGAAGGCGTTGAAGGGCGACAGCGCCGGCCCGAGATCGCGCAGCAGCTGGACCCGCAGCTTGATGATGAACGCGACGTTCCCGAGGCCCGGAAAATTCCCGAAGACCTCCCAATATTTCAACCCGTGGTACGACGGGTCGGGCGCGGAGAACTCGGGGAAGTTCCCGTTTCCCCAGTCGAACTTTCCGGAGTCGACGACGATGCCGCCGATCGAGGTCCCGTGGCCGCCGATGAACTTGGTGGCGGAGTGGACCACGATGTCCGCCCCGTGGTCGAAGGGGCGCATCAGGAAGGGAGTCGGCATCGTATTATCCACCACCAGCGGGATCCCCGCGTCGTGCGCGGCCTTCGAGACCGCGGCGAAGTCGAGCGTGTCGAGCTTGGGGTTGCCCACGCTTTCCGCGAAGATCGCCTTCGTCTTCTTCGTGAGCGCCTTCCGGAAGCTCTTCGGGTCCTTCGGGTCGACGAACTTCACCTCGATCCCCATCTTCGGGAAGGTGTAGTGGAACAGGTTGTACGTCCCGCCGTAGAGGGAGGCCGACGAGACGATCTCGTCCCCCGCGCGGGCGATGTTCAGCAGGGCGAGCGTCGAGGCCGCCTGGCCGGAAGCCACCGCGAGCGCCCCGGTGCCCCCTTCGAGCTGCGCGACCCGCTGCTCGAACACGTCGGTCGTCGGGTTCATGATCCGGGTATAGATGTTCCCGAACTCCTGCAGCCCGAAAAGCCTCGCCGCGTGGGCGGTATCGTTGAAGACGTACGAGGTGGTCTGGTAGATCGGCACCGCCCGTGCGTTGGTCGTCGGGTCGGGTTTCTGCCCTCCATGAAGGGCGATCGTTTCCGGCTTGTACGTAGAGGACATCGTCGGTCTCCTTTCGATTCCGGGCGCCAACTGAATGACGACATTAATTATAGGCTATGTAGGTTATGCAGAGAAACACCGTATGTCAACAGATTTCGCTTGGCGCCCGCGGGAAGGGCGGGTCAGGCGCGCTCGAAGAGCCCCGCGGCGCCCATTCCGCCGCCGATGCACATCGAGACGAGGCCGAGGGAGGCGTTGCGGCGCTTCATCTCGTGCAGGAGCGACGCGGTGAGCTTTGCGCCGGTGCACCCGAGCGGGTGGCCGAGGGCGATCGCTCCGCCGTTCACGTTCACCTTGTCGGGGTCGAGCGACAGCTCCCGGATCACGGGGAGGGACTGCGCGGCGAACGCCTCGTTCAGCTCGACCAGGTCGACGCGGTTGAGCTTCATCCGCAGCCGCTTCATGAGCTTCGGGATCGCCGCGATCGGACCGATCCCCATCACCTCGGGGGCCACGCCGGCGACGGCGAACCCGAGGAAGCGCGCCATCGGCTCAACACCGAGCTCCTTCAGCACCTTCTCCGAGACGACGATCGCGGCGGCCGCACCGTCGCTCATCTGGGAGGAGTTCCCCGCCGTCACCGTACCTCTCGCGTCGAAGGCGGGCTTGAGCTTCGCGAGGGCCTCGACCGTCGTGTCGGCGCGCGGTCCGTCGTCCGTGTCGAAGACGATCTCCTTGCGGAGGAGCAGCCCGCCGTCCTTCTGCTGGAACAGCGCCGTGCTCACCGGGACGATCTCCTCCCGGAATTTGCCGTCCCGGATTGCCGCGAGCGCCTTGCGGTGACTGTGGTAGGCGAACTGGTCCTGGTCCTCCCGCGTCACCTTGTACCGACGGGCCACCTCCTCGGCGGTCAGCCCCATCGGGAGGTGCACCTCCGGCCGGTTCTCGATGATCTCCGGGTTGAAGGACGGATTGCTCCCGCCCATCGGAACCATCGTCATCGACTCCGTTCCCCCCGCGACGATCACGTCCGCGAACCCCGCCATGATCCGGTCCACCGCGATGGCGATCGCCTGGAGCCCCGAGGAGCAGAACCGGTTGATCGTCATCGCGGGGACGCTGTCGGGCAGGCCCGCCTTGAGGGAGCAGATCCGGGCGACGTTCATCCCCTGCACGCCCTCGGGCATCGCGCAGCCGAGGATCACGTCGTCGATGCGCGCCGGGTCGAGGTTCGGCACGCGGTCCAGCGCCCCTCGGATCGCCACCGCGCCGAGGTCGTCCGGGCGGGTATCCTTCAGGCTTCCCTTGTACGCCCTGCCCACCGCCGTGCGCACCGACGCGATGATATACGCTTTCGCCATCGTCATTCCTCCCTGTTTCCTAGTTCCGGAGCGGCTTTCCCTTCATCAGCATGAACTGGATCCGCGCCTGGGTCTTCTCCTCGCCGCAGAGGGAGAGAAACGCCTCGCGCTCCATGTCGAGGAGGGCCTGCTCGGAGAATTTCGTCCCCGGCGGCACGTCGCCCCCGACCAGCACATGGGCGATCTTCTTCCCGATCTTCTCGTCGTGCTCGCTGATCTGTCCAGCCGCTTTCATCGCGTAGAGCCCGTAGGCGAACATTGAGAAGGCGGACCGCCCGGGGAGGGCGACGCTTCTACGCTCCGGCATCTCGTACCCTTCCCTGTTCATCGCGAGCACGGTGTTCTTCGCGTCCTGGATCAGAAAGTCGCGCTGGAGGGTGATCCGGTCCGTGGGCCGCAGGAAGCCGAGCTCGCGGGCCTCCTTCGCCGACGTGGAGACTTTCGCCATTCCGACCGTTTCGAACGCCTTGCGCAGGAACGGGAGCGGGTCCGCGGCGACCCCTTCCGGGATCCCCTCGAGGTGGCGGATCGCCATCTCCTTCAACCCCCCGCCGGCAGGCAGCAGCCCCACGCCCACCTCGACCAGTCCCATGTACGTCTCGGCCGCCGCGCGGATCCGGTCGGCGCCAAGACACATCTCGGTGCCGCCGCCCAGCGCCATCCCCGCGGGGGCGGCAACGACCGGCCGCTCGGAGTACCGCAGCCGCATGCACGCGTCCTGGAACCCCTTGACCATCGTTTCGATCTTGTCGAACTGCTTGTTCTGCGCCTCGAGGAAGACGAGCATCAGGTTCGCCCCGACGCAGAAGTGCTCCGCGTGATTGGCGATGACGAGCCCCGCGAACTCCTTCTCGGCGAGATCGACGCC is a genomic window containing:
- a CDS encoding homocysteine synthase, whose amino-acid sequence is MSSTYKPETIALHGGQKPDPTTNARAVPIYQTTSYVFNDTAHAARLFGLQEFGNIYTRIMNPTTDVFEQRVAQLEGGTGALAVASGQAASTLALLNIARAGDEIVSSASLYGGTYNLFHYTFPKMGIEVKFVDPKDPKSFRKALTKKTKAIFAESVGNPKLDTLDFAAVSKAAHDAGIPLVVDNTMPTPFLMRPFDHGADIVVHSATKFIGGHGTSIGGIVVDSGKFDWGNGNFPEFSAPDPSYHGLKYWEVFGNFPGLGNVAFIIKLRVQLLRDLGPALSPFNAFQFLLGLETLHLRMERHSANALAVGKFLEKHPNVSWVNYPGLPSHPSHALAKKYHHRGLYGAILGFGIKGGVAAGKKFIESLKLFSHLANIGDAKSLVIHPASTTHQQLTPAEQLATGVTDDFVRLSVGIENVDDIIADLDQALRKS
- a CDS encoding acetyl-CoA C-acyltransferase, which produces MAKAYIIASVRTAVGRAYKGSLKDTRPDDLGAVAIRGALDRVPNLDPARIDDVILGCAMPEGVQGMNVARICSLKAGLPDSVPAMTINRFCSSGLQAIAIAVDRIMAGFADVIVAGGTESMTMVPMGGSNPSFNPEIIENRPEVHLPMGLTAEEVARRYKVTREDQDQFAYHSHRKALAAIRDGKFREEIVPVSTALFQQKDGGLLLRKEIVFDTDDGPRADTTVEALAKLKPAFDARGTVTAGNSSQMSDGAAAAIVVSEKVLKELGVEPMARFLGFAVAGVAPEVMGIGPIAAIPKLMKRLRMKLNRVDLVELNEAFAAQSLPVIRELSLDPDKVNVNGGAIALGHPLGCTGAKLTASLLHEMKRRNASLGLVSMCIGGGMGAAGLFERA